The genomic interval CGATGGTTGGAGGTATAGATAGCATTGCTATAACCAAGATTATTCCAACAAATTTCAGAAGTAACACGATTGAGATTGAGACGATTAGTAGGAGTAGGTAGTAGATCAAGTTTGTGTTTATTCCAACTATCTCTGAAAATTCTTCGTCGAAACTGACTGCTTGGAACCTTCGGAAAAAAACGGTAATTATCAAAACGGTTATAACTGTTAGTATGGCGAGTAGTGTTACGTCTACCGATCTTATCATCAATATATTCCCGAATAGAAAACTTTCAGCTGAAGGTAGGTATCCTGGGGTTAGATAATAGAACAACGCTCCTAAAGCCATTCCAACAGCCCATATTATCCCTATTGTTGTGTCTTCTCTTTGAACAGATTCTCTACCTATATATCCTATTGAGATTGCGGAGCCTACTGCGAAGATTAATGCTCCAACCAGTGGATCCCAACCCAGGAAGAAGGCCATGCCTACACCTCCAAAGGATGCGTGGGCTATACCTCCACTTATGAAAACTATTCTTTTTACAACAACGAGGGTGCCGACCAAACCGAATATTATCGATGCAAGGAAACCAACGATTAAGGCGTTCTGGATAAATGTGTATTCAAGAAGCTCCAGCATTTTAGTTTTCACCAACGTTTTGATTCAGTTCAGGATGGTCCGGATGTTCATCTGAAAGTATGCTAACAGGAGCGCCGTATGCCTCTTCAAAAACCTCAAGCGGTATTTCGTCCTCTCCATGAT from Methanonatronarchaeum thermophilum carries:
- a CDS encoding metal ABC transporter permease, with translation MLELLEYTFIQNALIVGFLASIIFGLVGTLVVVKRIVFISGGIAHASFGGVGMAFFLGWDPLVGALIFAVGSAISIGYIGRESVQREDTTIGIIWAVGMALGALFYYLTPGYLPSAESFLFGNILMIRSVDVTLLAILTVITVLIITVFFRRFQAVSFDEEFSEIVGINTNLIYYLLLLIVSISIVLLLKFVGIILVIAMLSIPPTIAGLLTYNLKHMMVYSTIFSLIFTYLGLSISYALDIPSGPTIVTFAGIVFIGALIGNKIGERLSETS